The genomic interval CCGTCCACAAGGCCAACATCCTGAAGTACTCCGACGGCCTGTACCTCGAAGTCGCTCGCAGGGTCGCTGCCGAGTACGAGGGTCGCATCGAGTTCGAGGACAAGATCGTCGACATGACCTGCATGGGCCTGGTGCTCTACCCCGAGAACTTCGACGTTGTCGTGCTCCCCAACCTCTACGGGGACATCGTGAGCGACCTCGCCGCCGGGCTCATCGGCGGTCTGGGCATCGCTCCGGGCGCCAACATCGGTGCCGACGCGGCCGTTTTCGAGCCGGGGCACGGCTCGGCGCCCAAGTACGCTGGCAAGGACATGGCCAACCCCACCGCCGAGATCCTCACGTCGGTTCTCATGCTGCAGCACCTCGGCGAGCGCGAGGCCGCCGAGAAGATCCTCGCCGGCGTCAAGCAGGTTCTTGCCGAGGGCAAGAGCGTGACGTACGACATCAAGCGGACCAACACCGGGAGCACCGACGGAGCCGTGGGAACGCAGGCCTACGCCGACGCCATCATCGCAACCTTCTAGTCGCAAACGAGGTCGACCCGTGACCACCCCCAGCCTCGACGAGGTCACCAGCCAGCGAAACCGCACCATGCTCATCGCAGGTGTGCTCGCGATTGTTGTGGTGCTTATCGGGGCGGGGGTGGCGCTCGCGATTCTCGCTCACCGGCCCGCGCCGGTGCGTCCGCACATGACCCCCGCACAGGAGACCAGCGCGTCTCCTCAGCCGTCGCTGCTCACGTCGTCATCGCTCGGCGCGACCAGCTCGGTCGTGTCGACGAGCACGTCGAGCACCACTACCGCCACTTCGACTGCGACGACATCGACCGCGGGTCGGGTGGTCCGCTCGGGCCAGATCGCCTATCGGCTGGGCGGGCAGATATGGGTATCCGCCGAGGACGGGACGGGTGCCAAGGCGGTCTATGCATCGGCCGCAGGCGCCTACGCGCTATCTCCAGATGGCAAGACCTTGGTCGTCGCCCCGAGCTCGTCGACGTGCGTGCTGGTGGACACTACGAGCCTGACGCAGGTGCCTATCAGTGGCCCGATCGACCTGCCCGTGTGGTCGCCGGACTCCTCGTGGCTGGCCTACACCGCGCGAACGAGCACCGGAGGCTACGAGGTCCGGCGCATCAACCGCGACGGCAGCGGCGATGCGCGGGTGCTCTCGGGGGCCGCTCGGCCACAGATCGCCCCTGATGGCCAGCGGATCGCGGTCAACCAGTCCATCGACCCCACGTCGACGGACATCCTCAGGGTCTTCGACAACGGCTACAACGGTTCGAAGGTGGTGCGGCCAGTAGCCAACGGCGCGGGCGCGCAGACCTTCGCGTGGGCCGCCAGCGACGTCTTGTACTTCACCAAGGACCGAATCGGCACTGCAGATGGTTGGCTCGGCGTCACCGACAAGGGGATCACGAAGAGTTCGGTGATCGCGACGCTCCCTGTCGCCGATCCCCCAGTGAGCCCGGGCGATCTGTACCCGAGCCCCGACGGTTCCAAGGTGCTCTTGTCGATGACCGGCGACGACGGACACTCGCGTCTCTACATCGCCGATGCATCGGCCAAGAAGATCACGCCGCTGTCCTCGCTCTACGACGAGTATCCCGTCGGTTGGCTGCTCGATGGGACCGCCGTGCTCTTCATCCGAGGCAACGCCATCCAAGGCGAAACCACAGCGCTTTACAGGATGCGTCCCGACAACACCGGGCGCGTCCAGCTCGTGCCCAAGGCGGGACTCTAGGGGCGCTGTCCGGCTGGCATGCACGCGAACAATACCCCCGTCGGTATTCCGCGAGCTCGCTGGGTAGCATCTCTGTGTGACCCTTGGCCCAGGAGGCTCCCCATGCAGATCGATTTCACCCGCCCGACTGACAAGAGCTTCGCCGAAGCGGTCCAGGCCGTCGTCGACGCGGCCGCGCTTCACAGCTTCCGCGTCTCGTTCGTCCACGACGTGGCCAAGACGCTGCAAGAGCGCGGATTCGAGCGCGAACCGCTCACGATCGTCGAGATGTGCAACGCGAAGTTCGCGAGCGAGGTGCTCGCCGAGGACGTGCTGATCGGTCTGATGCTGCCGTGCCCGGTCATGGTCTACGAGCAGGACGGCGACGTGCTTATCTCCACGATGCGCCCCACCGTGATCGACGCGTTTTTCCCAGAGGCCGAGATCACGCATGTCGCTCGAGAGGTCGAGGCGAAGATCTTTGCAATCGTCGAAGAAGCCGCTGGCGTGCCTGGAGCGGCGTAGCTCTGCTCGTGTTACTTCCATGTTGCTCTCGGGTTACTG from Coriobacteriia bacterium carries:
- a CDS encoding DUF302 domain-containing protein, producing the protein MQIDFTRPTDKSFAEAVQAVVDAAALHSFRVSFVHDVAKTLQERGFEREPLTIVEMCNAKFASEVLAEDVLIGLMLPCPVMVYEQDGDVLISTMRPTVIDAFFPEAEITHVAREVEAKIFAIVEEAAGVPGAA
- a CDS encoding isocitrate/isopropylmalate family dehydrogenase, giving the protein VHKANILKYSDGLYLEVARRVAAEYEGRIEFEDKIVDMTCMGLVLYPENFDVVVLPNLYGDIVSDLAAGLIGGLGIAPGANIGADAAVFEPGHGSAPKYAGKDMANPTAEILTSVLMLQHLGEREAAEKILAGVKQVLAEGKSVTYDIKRTNTGSTDGAVGTQAYADAIIATF